One Rosa chinensis cultivar Old Blush chromosome 3, RchiOBHm-V2, whole genome shotgun sequence DNA window includes the following coding sequences:
- the LOC112193648 gene encoding exo-poly-alpha-D-galacturonosidase: protein MFFFSFYFKPSSFLVRYRAKLSNWLLDLKTEPQSEMATLFFFPFLLTLLHSTSATSSSPPTIELFRNLTAALSVTDFGATGDGVTYDTSAIESAIDSCRTTPCHVTFPSGGTYLTATIRLKSGVVLHIKEGATLLGGTRLRDYPIEQERWYVVLAENTTDVGITGGGVVDGQGLEFVKRFDEKKNVMVSWNWTGACLGDECRPRLVGFIDCRNVKLSNIELRQPAYWCLHIVRCEHITIQDVSIYGDFNTPNNDGIDIEDSNNTVITRCHIDTGDDAICPKTYTGPLYNLTVTNCWIRTKSSAIKLGSASWFDFKGLVFDNITIADSHRGLGFQIRDGGNVSDVIFSNINISTRYYHQSWWGRAEPIYVTTCPRDSYAKEGSISNLLFVNISANSENGIFLSGSKKGLLSDLRFINLNLTYSRRTNNVGGLVDYRPGCQGLVKHSTAGFIMEYINGLVFDNIYMRWSDEQWSAEQLGQWNNPLDFRSSTVNNISMLNFHSSLYTQ, encoded by the exons atgtttttcttttccttctattttaaGCCATCAAGCTTTTTAGTCAGGTACAGAGCCAAACTGAGTAACTGGTTGTTGGACTTGAAAACAGAGCCCCAATCCGAAATGGCAacactcttcttcttcccctttcTACTTACTCTCCTCCACTCCACCTCCGCCACGTCATCATCCCCACCCACCATCGAGCTCTTCCGCAACCTCACCGCCGCTCTCTCCGTCACCGACTTCGGCGCCACCGGAGACGGCGTCACCTACGACACCTCCGCCATCGAATCAGCCATCGACAGCTGCCGCACCACCCCCTGCCACGTCACCTTCCCGAGTGGAGGCACCTACCTGACCGCGACGATCCGCCTCAAATCCGGCGTCGTTTTGCACATCAAAGAGGGCGCGACTCTCCTCGGCGGCACGCGGCTGCGGGACTACCCGATCGAGCAGGAGCGGTGGTACGTGGTGCTGGCCGAGAACACCACCGATGTAGGGATCACCGGCGGCGGAGTCGTCGACGGCCAGGGTCTTGAGTTCGTGAAGAGATTCGATGAGAAGAAGAATGTGATGGTCAGCTGGAACTGGACCGGGGCTTGTTTGGGAGACGAGTGCCGGCCCAGGCTCGTCGGCTTCATTGACTGCAGAAATGTCAAGCTTTCCAATATTGAGTTGCGTCAGCCGGCTTACTGGTG CTTGCACATTGTACGTTGTGAACACATTACTATTCAAGATGTTTCAATTTATGGAGATTTCAATACACCCAATAATGATGGGATAGATATTGAGGATTCAAATAATACAGTCATTACTAGATGCCATATCGATACCGGAGATGATGCTATCTGTCCAAAGACGTACACTGGCCCCCTTTATAACTTAACTGTAACAAATTGCTGGATTCGGACCAAATCTTCCGCAATCAAACTTGGCAGTGCTAGTTGGTTTGATTTTAAAGGTCTGGTGTTTGACAATATCACTATTGCAGATTCTCATAGAGGGCTGGGATTCCAGATACGTGATGGAG GAAATGTGAGTGATGTTATCTTTTCAAACATTAATATCAGCACAAGATACTATCATCAATCCTGGTGGGGAAGAGCAGAACCTATTTATGTGACTACTTGTCCACGCGATTCATATGCAAAGGAGGGTTCAATCTCTAACCTACTCTTTGTGAACATCAGTGCAAATTCAGAGAATGGTATATTTTTATCAGGCTCTAAAAAGGGGCTTCTTAGTGATTTGAGATTCATCAACTTGAATCTGACCTACAGCAGACGGACCAACAATGTGGGTGGGTTGGTAGACTACAGACCAGGATGCCAAGGGCTGGTAAAGCACAGCACAGCTGGATTCATCATGGAGTACATTAATGGCTTAGTGTTTGACAATATTTACATGAGATGGTCCGATGAGCAATGGTCTGCTGAGCAATTAGGACAGTGGAATAATCCCTTGGATTTCAGGTCTTCTACTGTAAATAACATATCTATgcttaattttcattcaagccTATACACACAGTGA